Proteins co-encoded in one Nitratireductor kimnyeongensis genomic window:
- the rplA gene encoding 50S ribosomal protein L1 yields the protein MATKLSKRIAKAREGIDRDKEYALDEAVALLKDRATAKFDETIEIAMNLGVDPRHADQMVRGVVNLPNGTGRTVRVAVFAKGDKADEAKAAGADIVGAEDLVETVQKGEIDFDRCIATPDMMPLVGRLGKVLGPRGLMPNPKVGTVTADVTAAVKASKGGAVEFRVEKAGIVHAGVGKASFDAKAIAENVRAFADAVIKAKPAGAKGNYLKKVAITSTMGPGLRIDLASLSAAS from the coding sequence ATGGCGACGAAACTTTCCAAGCGCATTGCAAAGGCGCGTGAAGGCATTGACCGCGACAAGGAATACGCTCTCGATGAGGCCGTAGCGCTCCTGAAGGACCGCGCGACTGCCAAGTTCGATGAGACCATCGAGATCGCGATGAATCTGGGCGTCGATCCGCGCCATGCGGACCAGATGGTTCGTGGCGTTGTCAACCTGCCGAATGGCACGGGCCGTACGGTCCGCGTAGCCGTGTTCGCCAAGGGCGACAAGGCTGACGAGGCGAAGGCTGCGGGTGCAGATATCGTGGGTGCCGAGGATCTGGTCGAGACCGTCCAGAAGGGCGAGATCGATTTTGATCGCTGCATTGCGACGCCTGACATGATGCCGCTGGTCGGCCGTCTCGGTAAAGTTTTGGGCCCCCGTGGTCTGATGCCGAACCCGAAGGTCGGTACGGTGACCGCTGACGTGACCGCTGCGGTCAAGGCTTCCAAGGGCGGCGCTGTCGAGTTCCGCGTCGAGAAGGCCGGTATCGTGCATGCTGGCGTTGGCAAGGCGTCCTTCGACGCCAAGGCGATCGCCGAGAATGTGCGCGCATTTGCGGATGCCGTGATCAAGGCAAAGCCGGCTGGTGCCAAGGGTAACTACCTCAAGAAGGTTGCCATCACCTCGACCATGGGGCCTGGCCTGCGTATCGACTTGGCGAGCCTCTCGGCTGCGTCCTGA
- the rplK gene encoding 50S ribosomal protein L11 — MAKKVAGLLKLQVPAGSATPSPPIGPALGQRGINIMEFCKAFNAQTQEMEKGSPIPVVVTYYQDKSFTFTMKTPPVSYFLKKAINLKSGSKEPGKVVAGKISRDKVREIAEAKMKDLNATDVDAAMRMVEGSARSMGLEVEG; from the coding sequence ATGGCTAAGAAAGTTGCAGGCCTGCTCAAGCTTCAGGTTCCCGCGGGTTCGGCGACACCGTCACCCCCGATCGGTCCTGCGCTTGGTCAGCGTGGCATCAACATCATGGAGTTCTGCAAGGCATTTAATGCGCAGACCCAGGAGATGGAGAAGGGTTCGCCGATCCCGGTCGTCGTGACCTACTACCAGGACAAGTCTTTCACCTTCACGATGAAGACGCCGCCGGTGAGCTACTTCCTCAAGAAGGCGATCAACCTGAAGTCCGGCTCCAAGGAGCCCGGTAAGGTGGTTGCAGGCAAGATTTCGCGCGACAAGGTGCGTGAGATCGCTGAAGCCAAGATGAAGGACCTGAACGCGACCGACGTCGACGCAGCGATGCGGATGGTCGAGGGTTCCGCGCGGTCCATGGGCCTGGAAGTGGAGGGCTGA
- the nusG gene encoding transcription termination/antitermination protein NusG: MTARWYIVHAYSNFEKKVAESIEEQARQKGLTGKIEQVVVPTEKVVEVRRGRKVDAERKFFPGYVLVKAQLTDAVFSMIKNTPKVTGFLGDSKPVPITEAEADRILTQVQEGVERPKPSVTFEIGEQVRVADGPFASFNGSVQEVDEERSRLKVEVSIFGRAVPVDLEFGQVEKG; encoded by the coding sequence ATGACTGCGCGTTGGTACATCGTCCACGCCTATTCGAATTTTGAGAAGAAGGTTGCCGAATCCATTGAGGAGCAGGCGCGCCAGAAAGGGTTGACCGGCAAGATCGAGCAGGTCGTGGTCCCGACTGAGAAAGTGGTGGAAGTGCGCCGTGGCCGCAAGGTAGACGCCGAGCGCAAGTTCTTCCCCGGCTATGTTCTCGTCAAGGCGCAGCTGACCGATGCCGTCTTCTCAATGATCAAGAATACGCCGAAGGTCACCGGTTTCCTGGGCGACTCCAAGCCTGTGCCGATCACCGAGGCTGAGGCCGATCGCATCTTGACCCAGGTTCAGGAAGGTGTTGAGCGTCCCAAGCCTTCGGTTACCTTCGAGATCGGTGAGCAGGTGCGCGTTGCAGACGGGCCGTTCGCTTCCTTCAACGGCTCCGTTCAGGAAGTGGATGAAGAGCGTTCGCGACTCAAGGTCGAGGTTTCGATTTTCGGACGGGCCGTGCCCGTCGATCTGGAATTCGGTCAGGTCGAAAAGGGCTGA
- the secE gene encoding preprotein translocase subunit SecE, with amino-acid sequence MASKTTNPFTFLQQVRSETAKVTWPSRRETLISTVMVIAFATLAAIFFFAADQLMAYGIELILGIGA; translated from the coding sequence ATGGCGTCGAAAACCACGAATCCTTTCACGTTTCTTCAGCAGGTTCGTTCCGAAACCGCGAAAGTGACGTGGCCCTCGCGGCGTGAGACATTGATCTCTACGGTCATGGTCATCGCGTTCGCCACGCTGGCGGCGATTTTCTTTTTTGCCGCCGATCAGCTCATGGCTTATGGCATTGAGCTCATTCTTGGCATTGGCGCCTGA